A genomic segment from Candidatus Krumholzibacteriia bacterium encodes:
- a CDS encoding acylphosphatase — translation MDEQARSVEIVVRGRVQGVGFRYSTVDEARAVGVRGWIRNEADGSVRIAAAGTPEQIEALKRWCGHGPARARVDDLEVVPRDGGSDLPLPFEVRR, via the coding sequence GTGGATGAACAGGCACGCAGTGTCGAGATCGTCGTCCGGGGACGCGTACAGGGTGTCGGATTCCGGTATTCGACCGTGGACGAGGCCCGCGCGGTCGGCGTGCGGGGTTGGATCCGCAACGAAGCCGACGGCAGCGTGCGGATCGCCGCCGCCGGCACGCCCGAGCAGATCGAAGCGCTGAAGCGGTGGTGTGGCCACGGACCCGCCCGGGCCCGGGTCGACGACCTCGAGGTCGTTCCGCGCGACGGAGGATCGGACCTTCCGCTTCCCTTCGAGGTCCGGCGCTGA
- a CDS encoding SDR family oxidoreductase: MTPADTPSTGQPPVEPSFEGKWALILGASSGFGAATARHLALRGLNVFGVHLDRRATMANVEAIVADVRAAGRETFFVNINAADDALRDKALDDFTAHLAERGDDPAGSVRVLLHSLAFGTLKPYVDEDGQPSLTRKNLEMTLDVMAHSLVYWSQGAVQRGLLGEGSSVFGMTSSGGTRVIPTYGAVSAAKAALESHLRQLAFELGPRGIRANAIRAGVTDTPALRKIPGNDRLLDEATRKNPHRRLTTPDDVAALIGVLASPAGAFVSGDVVACDGGEDVVG, translated from the coding sequence GTGACCCCTGCCGACACCCCGTCGACCGGTCAGCCGCCCGTCGAACCCAGCTTCGAGGGCAAGTGGGCCCTGATCCTCGGCGCGAGCAGCGGTTTCGGAGCCGCCACCGCCCGTCACCTCGCTCTCCGGGGGCTGAACGTCTTCGGCGTGCATCTCGATCGCCGCGCCACGATGGCCAACGTCGAGGCGATCGTCGCCGACGTCCGGGCCGCCGGCCGCGAGACCTTCTTCGTGAACATCAACGCCGCCGACGACGCCCTGCGCGACAAGGCGCTCGACGACTTCACGGCCCATCTCGCCGAACGTGGCGACGACCCCGCGGGCTCGGTGCGGGTGCTCCTGCACTCGCTGGCCTTCGGCACGCTGAAACCGTACGTCGACGAGGACGGCCAGCCCAGCCTCACCCGCAAGAACCTGGAGATGACGCTCGACGTCATGGCGCACAGCCTCGTCTACTGGTCCCAGGGCGCGGTCCAGCGCGGCCTGCTGGGCGAGGGTTCGAGCGTGTTCGGAATGACCAGCTCGGGGGGGACCCGGGTGATCCCCACCTACGGTGCGGTGTCGGCGGCCAAGGCGGCGCTCGAGAGTCATCTCCGCCAGCTCGCCTTCGAACTCGGGCCCCGGGGCATCCGCGCGAACGCGATCCGCGCCGGCGTGACCGACACCCCGGCCCTGCGCAAGATCCCGGGCAACGACCGGCTGCTCGACGAGGCGACCCGCAAGAACCCCCACCGCCGGCTGACCACCCCCGACGACGTGGCCGCCTTGATCGGGGTGCTCGCGAGCCCGGCCGGTGCCTTCGTCAGCGGTGACGTCGTCGCCTGCGACGGCGGCGAGGACGTCGTCGGCTGA
- a CDS encoding DUF3473 domain-containing protein, whose product MRTDSTAVLTIDVEEWFHAHNYRDEVDPTTWEGRPRRAGTGVDPLLRLCESLGIRATWFVLGWTAERDPALVREIADAGHEIGCHTYAHPVAFEQTPEEFREDARRGRAAVGDALGHAPEAYRAASFTILPQNYWALEILREEGFRVDSSLFPVAHPRYGNPQGPREPFRLGRGDDDDLLVLPMTTLRMFGRNLPFSGGGYFRLFPLPLLDWCRRRVQRRQGEPVVYYFHPWELDSYRPEVDLGFLQNLRSQGGKQDLYAKLERALGGQTLVTIGEYADRVRAEAPVFADVDAVPPVGGHGGASGAAPAVSGSAS is encoded by the coding sequence GTGCGCACCGATTCCACCGCCGTGCTGACCATCGACGTCGAGGAGTGGTTCCACGCCCACAACTACCGCGACGAGGTCGACCCGACGACCTGGGAGGGCCGGCCGCGCCGGGCCGGGACCGGCGTCGATCCCCTGCTGCGTCTGTGCGAGTCGCTGGGGATCCGCGCGACCTGGTTCGTGCTGGGCTGGACCGCCGAGCGCGACCCCGCCCTGGTGCGCGAGATCGCCGACGCCGGCCACGAGATCGGCTGCCACACCTACGCCCACCCCGTGGCCTTCGAGCAGACGCCCGAGGAGTTCCGCGAGGACGCCCGGCGCGGGCGGGCCGCGGTGGGCGACGCGCTCGGGCACGCGCCCGAGGCCTACCGGGCGGCCAGCTTCACCATTCTGCCGCAGAACTACTGGGCGCTCGAGATCCTGCGCGAGGAGGGCTTCCGGGTGGACAGCTCGCTGTTCCCGGTGGCGCACCCGCGCTACGGGAATCCGCAGGGACCGCGTGAGCCCTTCCGCCTCGGCCGCGGCGACGACGACGACCTGCTCGTGCTGCCCATGACCACGCTGCGGATGTTCGGCCGGAACCTGCCCTTCAGCGGTGGGGGCTACTTCCGTTTGTTCCCGCTGCCGCTGCTCGACTGGTGTCGCAGGCGCGTGCAACGCCGGCAGGGCGAACCGGTGGTCTACTACTTCCACCCGTGGGAACTCGATTCCTACCGGCCCGAGGTCGACCTGGGCTTCCTGCAGAACCTCCGCAGCCAGGGCGGCAAGCAGGACCTCTACGCCAAGCTCGAGCGCGCGCTGGGCGGGCAGACGCTGGTGACGATCGGTGAATACGCGGACCGGGTGCGCGCCGAGGCTCCCGTGTTCGCGGACGTCGACGCGGTGCCGCCCGTCGGCGGGCACGGGGGAGCGTCCGGGGCCGCGCCCGCGGTCAGTGGAAGCGCCAGCTGA